Part of the Lucilia cuprina isolate Lc7/37 chromosome 5, ASM2204524v1, whole genome shotgun sequence genome is shown below.
taaaaacaaaggtactataataatagaaaattagaaaaaaaaacttcaattaaaatcacatacaaaaaaaatagaaaaaaactattgtttagtgagagaaaaaaacaaaaagaaacgtGTTTGTGAACTCTCAACATCAACCAACCCAAAAGATTTTCTAGTACTTATCAATTAAAATGGATAAAATATTTCGTGCCAATTTGGAATTTGTACGAGAAGATGATTATGTAGAATATTTCATATTTCCCAAACTTAAAAACACCTTGAGTAATGATGAAAATGAACATGAACAACTGATACGTCAAGAACTGGAAGAGGTGCGCGGCCATTGTATGAAATTGGTGGAACAACTTATTAAGGAACGTCAATATATCTGGCATAAAGATGAATTTCAATTACGTATACGTACATGTACAAAACAGGAGATATTATTGAATGATGATGAGTCAACATCAGCGTCAACAAAGGAAAAGGCAACAAGCAAAAATGCACAAGAAggtaaaaagcaaaaacaaaaaaatatatattgtcattattatcatcatcaccGTATCAACATCATCACTTAGgtcttttgtttatgtttatttaagtgtgtgtgtttattatttatttattatacaccTTTGTATGCTAAAAAAAACAGCAAGATTGTGtacattttctatagttttAGCTATATTATAATGTAAGATGAAAGGGTAAAACAACGCCTGGGGGTCTTTAAAAGAAGATGCCATTATGTTGTGTATatgtggttttttgttaattgtgttatAGGTTTTGGTTTGAATTTaacgtattttttattaaatgatttgtTTACCTGTTGATaaacttgttttagttttaaaaaatttttctttgatattgattGCTTTCAGTTAGTCCCAAAATAATTAGATCATAGATACTGGAAGTTGATTTAAAATTGTCCTTTATGTTATTGTTCAGTCCTAATTTAGTTTtcgtttattatacccttcaccttcgtgagaagggtatatataagtttgtcattccgtttgtaatttctataatataattttccgaccctataaagtatatatattctggatccttataggtagcggagatgattaagccatgtccgtctgtctgtctgtccgtctgtctgtctgtctgtatgtttgttgaaatcagtttttagaagaccccagatatctgcgagatccgaatcttccataattctatcagacatacgaccggcaagaacgctatttaaaatcagcaaaatcggtccataaataacggagatatgagcaaaaaaccgagacaacctctgaaaatttcatataaaatttagattttttattcatgctcagacagaaactgcaaaaaaacaaaaacaaaatacataacaatacggtaaatattgttattgtaatttgtttataaaagcaaagcagagcaagagcagcagagcaagagtagaagagcgagagcagcactaatgttttgttattggctagaaatatgaaattaagtatgtagagcctggattaagtgagaacctataaaaggggactttctggtactttttcgttcttcaaaaggtattttttgaaatttctataatattgaacctagaaacatgaaattaagtatgcatggcccggattaagtgaggacccaaacaaggggagtttttggtactttttcgtttttcaaatggtactttttgcaatttctacaatattgaacctagaaacatgtaattaagtatgtatggcccggattaagtgaggacccataaaaggggactttttcgttgttcaaaaggtactttttgcaatttctacaatattgaacctagaaacatgtaattaagtatgtatggcccggattaagtgaggacccataaaaggggactttttggtactttttcgttcttcaaaaggtactttttgcaatttctacaatattgaacctagaaacatgtaattaagtatgtatggcccggattaagtgaggacccatacaaggagactttctggtactttttcgttcttcaaaaggtattttttgaaatttctataatattgaacctagaaacatgtaattaagtatgtatggcccggattaagtgaggacccataaaaggggactttttcgttgttcaaaaggtactttttgcaatttctacattattgaacctaaaaacatgtaattaagtatgtatggcccggattaagtgaggacccataaaaggggactttttggtactttttcgttcttcaaaaggtactttttgcaatttctacaatattgaacctagaaacatgtaattaagtatgtatggcccggataaagtgaggacccatacaagggtactttttggtactttttcgtttttcaaaaggtattttttgaaatttctataatattgaacctagaaacatgaaattaagtatgtatggcccggattaagtgaggacccataaaaggggactttttcgttgttcaaaaggtactttttgcaatttctacaatattgaacctagaaacatgtaattaagtatgtatggcccggattaagtgaggacccataaaaggggactttttgatactttttcgttcttcaaaaggtactttttgcaatttctacaatattgaacctagaaacatgtaattaagtatgtatggcccggattaagtgaggacccatacaaggggactttttggtactttttcgtttttcaaaaggtactttttgcaatttctacgatattaaacctagaaacatgtaattatgtatgtatggcccggattaagtaaggacccataataggggactttttggtactttttcgtttttcaaaaggtactttttgcaatttctacgatattaaacctagaaacatgtaattaagtatgtatggccaggattaagtgaggacccatgaaagggtactttttggtactttttcattcttcaaaaggtactttttgaaatttctataatattgaacctagaaacatgttattaagttcgtatatcccggattaagtgagaaccagtaaaaggggacttcttggtactttttcgttcttcaaaaggtactttttacaatttctacaatattgaacctaggaacatgtaattcaGTTTGTATGGCctggattaactgaggacccatagatggggactttttggtactttttcgttcttcaaaaggtacaaaaggctttaaacacatcatggtgaagggtatataagattcggcacagccgaatatagaactcttacttgtttttagtttaaaaccaGTTTTAGTTTACTACCGTTAAGTTCtaattcagatctagtttagttctatttcagttctagttcatttctagttcagttctagttaagttctagttcagttctagttcagttctagttcagttctagttcagttatagttaagttcgagttaagttctagttcagttctagttcagttctagttcagttctagttcagttctagttcagttctagttcagttctagttctgttctagtttagttctagtaagttctagttcagttctagttcagttctagttcagttctagtttagttctagttcaattctaggtcagttcttgttcagttgtagtttgttcagttctatttcagttcttgttcagttctagttcagttctagtacagttctagttcagtactagttcagttctagttcagttttagttcagttctagttcagttctagttcagttctagttcagttctagttcatttctagttcagttctagttcagttctagttcagttctagttcaattcttgttcagttctaattcagttctagttcagttctagttcagttatagttcagttctagttcagttctagttcagttctagttcagttctagttcagttctagttcagttctagttcagttctagttcagttctagttcaattgtagttcagttctagttcagttctagttcagttctagttcagttctagttcagttctagttcagttctagttcagttctagttcagttctagttcagttctagttcagttctagttcagttctagttcagttctagttcagttctagttcagttctagttcagttctagttcagttctagttcagttctagttcagttctagttcagttctagttcagttctagttcagttctacctcagttctacttcagttctactccAGTTCTactccagttctagttcagttttagttcagttcaagttcagttctagatcagttctatttcagttctagttcagttctagttcagttctagttcagttctagttcagttctagttcagttctagttcagttctagttcagttctagttcagttctagttcagttctagttcagttctagttcagttctagttcagttctagttcagttctagttcagttctagttcagttctagttcagttctagttcagttcagttctagttcagttctagttcagttctatttcagttctagttcagttctagttcagttctacttcagttctagttcagttttagttcagttcaagttcagttctagatcagttctagtagttctaattcagttctagttcagttctagttaattcagttcagttctagttcagttttagttcacttctagttcagttctagttcagttttaattcagttctagttcagttttagttcaattcgaGACAAGTTCTAAGCATTCTAATTCCAAGAATGTACTATTCaccaaaaatagttttttttgggaATGTTGCGTATTAACCtcgttgttttaattataaacaaaattatatataaaaacaacaacataaataataGGTTTTCCCTCtataaacaataacataaaTCTATTTTTACCACAATTTCATTAAGATATTTTACGTCATGGGGATTCACACAAAACATTTACTTCTACTTATACAtgtattttcattcataaaataacATCATTAATgaattcaatttatttctttctatttctAATACAATATTTTGTTCTTTCAACCAACAACAGACTCTTTACCTCCCCACTTGCATGGTGTCACTCATTACGGTGACAATATTGCCGATGAATGGTTTATCGTTTTTCTTCTGAAACAACTAACAAAAGAATTTCCCAACATTACTGCACGAGTCATTGACTCGGATGGggaatttttgttaattgaagCAGCTGATGTTTTGCCAAAATGGGCGAATCCCGATACTTGTGAACAGCGAGTTTATTTAGCAAATGGTTGTATGCATTTAGTACAGAATTCACCCTCGAATACGGTTAAAATAATGTCGGTGGCTACGGCTGTGTCGAAAATTCAAGATAATCAAACGCTCTATAAGGTTTCGAAGGAAATACAAAGTTGTATTGATGAAAGAATGAAGGACTTCGAAACTTtggaaaatacaaatttacatcATCAAATTGTGCGTCTGCCCCTGGGAGTGGCCATGATTTTGAAAAAGCAACCATCTTTAATAGCGGCTGCAGTGAGAGCATTTTGTGAACGTGATCCCATTGACATGAAAGCCTGTCGTTCTATGCGTTATTTTCCTCCCGAACAGCGAGTACGCACCAATGTTTGTTTCACCAAATGTCTGTATGCCATGATAATGCACAGTAATTATACGCCTGATCGTAAAATTGGTTGGAATTTAACGGGCAGTCCTAGTAGCGAGGAATATAAAGAGGATTTATTGGGCATTAAGTTGGCATGTGGTTTTGAAATATTAGCCTCCCAGGCTAAAGATGCCAAGGATGAAGAGAATTCACCCACATGGAAGGCATATGTAAGAAGTCTACAAGCTAAAGGTTATTTTCGTGAAAATATTGAAGGTTCAGCAGACTATAAGAAACTATTGGAACAGGCtaaattgtatttcaaagaCAATCAAACACGTTTTCGTACAGCTCCCCTGGTGGGCAAGGAGATTTTGGATTTATTAAGAAGCACTGAAATAAATGCAGAAGAATTAAGAGATGAGGAAAATAATTTAAGGGTAAGTGAACTACAATATACTgtgatttataaaactttaaacttttttccaatTACTTTTCAATAGCCCAGTGATTCGGATGATTGGCTTAACATAACAGCCGAACAATTGGATGCCATGCTGACAGAACGTTATGGTcctaaaaaactttacaaatcgAATGGTGATATAAATGCTGAggaatttactaaaaatatagcCGAGTTTTTGGAAAAACAATCGGCCTTCGAGGGCATAGAACGTGATTCAGATGATGACAGCACTGATGAAGAAACCGCTTCAGCTAGACGCTTTAACAATAGAGCCGATTTCAAGGCTAAAGTTAAGAAGAACAATTCTATGCGTCAAGCATGTCGCAAAAACCCTGTGCAGTTAAATCAATCCATTAATACCTCAGATGCCGATGAAAGTTTTACCACAcaagttaaaagctttttagattttgttataCCCGAAGATAAATGGGATTCAAATTCCGAAATGAGTGACTATGAGGATGAAGATGATATGGAGCGTAATTTTGCCGCCATGGCAGATGCTGAAAAACATATAGATGCTGACATCAAAGCTTACATGGATCAAATGGATCGTGAATTGGCTAAAACTACTATAGGACAAAGTTTCTCTGCGGCAagtactaaaaaaacaaaaactactgccTCTAAGGCCACTGCGGAAGATGATTTTGATGATATAGAAGATTTCGAACCCATTAATATAAATGTGAATACTTTGAAAAACATGATGGACAGTTATAAATCACAAATTGGTGGTGCGGGTCCGGTATCTAATCTCTTAAATGCCATGGGTGTGGGCATGTCAGCGGCTGCTGCTTGTGATTCAACTGAAGATTTAAAAGAATCAGCTGTTTAAGTTTACACTTATatttaacatatacatacacatttaattACTAATCAACTTTGCTAATATATTATATCTTTCACTGTTATCATCGAAAGTATTTTTCTAagcatttttatcttttttaatttgttttgtgtcaaatttaaatattatatagctAATAAATGctgtattttcttaatttttattaccaCTCTAAACGCCACATCATCATTAATTACAGGGTACTTATGTTTATATGTGAACGAACGCATGCATAACTTGCTCCTTTTTTTGGAGagcaacatttatttttaagggTTTAGCTTTTGTTTCTTGTGAATTATAtcgtttattatatataaacaataaaaaaactttctatacaaaaaaaaaaaaaattaattaaagatttttatttttattaatcagGGCTATTTATGatctttataaaaagagaatttatcgaaaattttctgtatttatcgaaaattatctataaaattaaaatttgtcgaaaattctctataaaaacagaatttatcgaaaattctctataagaagagaatttatcaaaaattctctataaaaagaaaatttatcaaaaattctctataaaaagagaatttatcaaaaattctctataaaaagagaatttatcaaaaattctctataaaaagagaatttatcgaaaattctctataaaaagaaaatttatcgaaaattctctataaaaagaaaatttatcgaaaattctctataaaaagaaaatttatcgaaaattccctataaaaagaaaatttatcgaaaattctctataaaaagagaatttatcgaaaattctctataaaaagagaatttatcgaaaattctctataaaaagagaatttatcgaaaattctctataaaaagagaatttatcgaaaattctctataaaaagagaatttatcgaaaattctctataaaaagagaatttatcgaaaattctctataaaaagagaatttatcaaaaattctctataaaaagagaatttatcgaaaattctctataaaaagagaatttatcaaaaattctctataaaaagagaatttatcgaaaattctctataaaaagataatt
Proteins encoded:
- the LOC111676882 gene encoding protein ecdysoneless is translated as MDKIFRANLEFVREDDYVEYFIFPKLKNTLSNDENEHEQLIRQELEEVRGHCMKLVEQLIKERQYIWHKDEFQLRIRTCTKQEILLNDDESTSASTKEKATSKNAQEDSLPPHLHGVTHYGDNIADEWFIVFLLKQLTKEFPNITARVIDSDGEFLLIEAADVLPKWANPDTCEQRVYLANGCMHLVQNSPSNTVKIMSVATAVSKIQDNQTLYKVSKEIQSCIDERMKDFETLENTNLHHQIVRLPLGVAMILKKQPSLIAAAVRAFCERDPIDMKACRSMRYFPPEQRVRTNVCFTKCLYAMIMHSNYTPDRKIGWNLTGSPSSEEYKEDLLGIKLACGFEILASQAKDAKDEENSPTWKAYVRSLQAKGYFRENIEGSADYKKLLEQAKLYFKDNQTRFRTAPLVGKEILDLLRSTEINAEELRDEENNLRPSDSDDWLNITAEQLDAMLTERYGPKKLYKSNGDINAEEFTKNIAEFLEKQSAFEGIERDSDDDSTDEETASARRFNNRADFKAKVKKNNSMRQACRKNPVQLNQSINTSDADESFTTQVKSFLDFVIPEDKWDSNSEMSDYEDEDDMERNFAAMADAEKHIDADIKAYMDQMDRELAKTTIGQSFSAASTKKTKTTASKATAEDDFDDIEDFEPININVNTLKNMMDSYKSQIGGAGPVSNLLNAMGVGMSAAAACDSTEDLKESAV